The nucleotide sequence AATGTGTCCATGGTAATATTATAGAAAATAATCCTACCGGAGCGATTAGTGTACCTATTTATCAAGCGGCAACCTTTGTGCATCCTGGAGTTGGACAAAGTACCGGTTATGATTATTCTAGATTACAAAATCCGACGCGTGAACATGTTGAAAAGATAGTTGCTAATTTAGAAAATGGTATTGACGCCTTAGCTTTTTCGAGTGGCATGGCGGCAATAATGGCAGTGATGGAACTATTTGAGCCACAAGATCATATTATTTGCTCTGATGATTTATACGGTGGTTCACAGCGGTTATTTGATAATATATCGAAAAAAAATCAACTAGCAATAGATTATATTGATAGCAGTAACAGTAGTGCTGTAAAAAATTTGATAAATAATAAAACAAAAGCAATCTATATTGAAACACCGACTAATCCGCTGATGAAAGTAAGTGATATTAAAGCTATTGCTGAGATTGCTCAAGAAAATAAATTATTATTGATAGTTGATAATACTTTTTTAACTCCTTATTTTCAAAAGCCATTAGATTTAGGTGCCGATATTGTTGTTCATAGTGGAACAAAATATTTAGCCGGTCATAATGATACTTTGGCGGGATTTTTAGTAGTTAAAGAGAATATAGTAGCAGAGAAACTGAGATTTATTTATAAGACTATTGGTGCGTGTTTAGCGCCCTTTGATAGTTGGCTGGTGATTAGAGGCTTAAAAACTTTGGCGTTGAGATTAGCA is from Negativicutes bacterium and encodes:
- a CDS encoding PLP-dependent transferase; amino-acid sequence: MKIKTKCVHGNIIENNPTGAISVPIYQAATFVHPGVGQSTGYDYSRLQNPTREHVEKIVANLENGIDALAFSSGMAAIMAVMELFEPQDHIICSDDLYGGSQRLFDNISKKNQLAIDYIDSSNSSAVKNLINNKTKAIYIETPTNPLMKVSDIKAIAEIAQENKLLLIVDNTFLTPYFQKPLDLGADIVVHSGTKYLAGHNDTLAGFLVVKENIVAEKLRFIYKTIGACLAPFDSWLVIRGLKTLALRLAAQESNAVKIANYLKTVDSVKKVYYIGLPEHPSYDITLQQSSGFGAMISFAVNKPAVAIRLLEKIKVVQYAESLGGVESLLTYPMLQTHADVPPEIRQAKGIDEHLLRLSVGIEDVEDLIADLEQAFEED